TCCTTACGTAACTATTTACTAAATATTGGTATAAAAATTTAGTTTAACTGATGTATGCTGATTGAAGTGTGATCTGAGTCTTATTAGTGTTACAAAGAACGGCAATGAATATCCTCAAGCGATTACTGAATCGAGTTCAGCAGATACAGCAAAACAGTATTGGTTGATAGATATCAAAGTCTAGCAAGCCATTTAATAAGGGCTAAATCAACTAATGCTTGCAAATATAATGTTTTGATAATTTAGATGAATTAAGAGCAGTTATCTGCCAACGTCTTGACCAGTTAACCACATCAATTGTTGCTTCTATTACAGGCTACGGATTTATGTTGAATGCTTTATTTGTATCAGGTTTTTCGTAAATTGGTATGGCTCATCAAAATCCCTTCACCATAACTTTTCACACAAATACTCAGCAAGCACAGGGGAAACATGGTTCATTTCCACAATCTGGAACCCTGCCTGTTTTAGCATTCCTTCGATAATCCAGGCAAAGGTGCTGTGTTCCTCCCGAATGTGCATCTCATAATCTTGCTTTGTCCACCCTTGACCTTCAGGTTTGGCTGCAAGTTCGATCCAAGCTTGGAGCGCGGCTTCGTGTTCAGCAGGCGGAAACGAAAAAATCACATCTCTCAAAAAGAAACGCCCACTGGGTTTGAGCATTGATGCAATTCTCAAAAATGCCACCATCTTCCAAAAATCCGGCAGGATGTGCAACGCTGCTTTAGTTACAACCAAATCTGCTAAATGATCGCAGTGTTTATAGGTCAAAAAACCAGATCGGTGAAACTGGATGTTCGTTGCACCCGCTTTGTGAGCTTTATTTCGAGCATAAGTCAGCATCGCTTGAGAAATATCAACTGCATGAATTGATGCTCCGGTCAGTGACGCTTGAATTGCAAATGTTCCGGTTCCTGCTCCTAAATCAATCACGATTTGCCCTGATTTAATACCCAGCCGAGACACCAAGGCTTGCTCTTTTTCAGGCGTACTTGATGGCTGCTTGAGATCAAACGATTCAGCTTGTGCTGGATCTTCAAAATCAACACCTGCCATCTTCGATTCATCAAAATACCAATTTGGCAAAGAAACCATGCTGTTCATCCTCGCGTAGGCTTGTAAGTGAGGCGTAACGTCATCTCCAATTCGCTTTTTCCCATACCCTCTACTTGCGTTACTGCGAATTGTTTTGGTCAAAGGCTGGTTTGGTGATTGCAGATGTTAAATCGAAAGGAAAAAGCTGCGTGAGTTTTTGGGAAATTTATTGCGTTCGCGTAACGTCTTGGAGAGAGGAAATTTTGGAGGAGAAGCGATCGCTT
Above is a window of Nostoc sp. MS1 DNA encoding:
- a CDS encoding class I SAM-dependent methyltransferase — translated: MVSLPNWYFDESKMAGVDFEDPAQAESFDLKQPSSTPEKEQALVSRLGIKSGQIVIDLGAGTGTFAIQASLTGASIHAVDISQAMLTYARNKAHKAGATNIQFHRSGFLTYKHCDHLADLVVTKAALHILPDFWKMVAFLRIASMLKPSGRFFLRDVIFSFPPAEHEAALQAWIELAAKPEGQGWTKQDYEMHIREEHSTFAWIIEGMLKQAGFQIVEMNHVSPVLAEYLCEKLW